The Mycetohabitans endofungorum genome contains a region encoding:
- the aroA gene encoding 3-phosphoshikimate 1-carboxyvinyltransferase, with the protein MEYLDLGPYTRATGTVRLPGSKSISNRVLLLAALAEGVTTIDNLLDSDDTRVMLAALEQLGVVLQHDAVQRRCTVTGAGRVFPVKRAALFLGNAGTAVRPLTAALAVMGGEYRLHGVPRMHERPIGDLVDGLRQLGARIDYEGNPGYPPLLVHPASICANAPIRVRGDVSSQFLTALLITLPLVETAGGEAVVEVDGELISKPYIEITIRLMERFGVHVQRDGWRRFIVPAAGRVRYRSPGRIVVEGDASSASYFLAAGALAHGPVRVEGVGRASIQGDVQFADALVRMGANVMIGDDWIEVRGVESDDGKLQPLDMDFNLIPDAAMTIAVAALFASGMTTLRNIGSWRVKETDRIAAMATELRKLGAHVEEGADYLRVAPPAALTPNAAIDTYDDHRMAMCFSLASLGNVPVRIHDPSCVGKTFPDYFDRFAAIARA; encoded by the coding sequence ATGGAATACCTCGATCTCGGACCCTACACGCGCGCGACTGGCACGGTGCGCCTGCCTGGCTCCAAGAGTATCTCGAATCGTGTGCTGCTGCTGGCGGCATTGGCTGAGGGCGTCACGACGATCGACAACTTGCTCGATTCGGACGATACCCGCGTTATGCTGGCCGCGCTCGAACAACTGGGCGTCGTGTTGCAGCATGACGCCGTGCAGCGGCGTTGCACCGTGACAGGCGCCGGGCGCGTGTTTCCAGTCAAACGGGCGGCGTTGTTTCTCGGCAACGCGGGAACCGCCGTGCGGCCGCTCACTGCGGCGTTGGCAGTCATGGGCGGCGAGTACCGACTGCATGGCGTACCGAGAATGCACGAGCGCCCAATCGGTGACCTGGTCGATGGCCTGCGGCAGCTCGGGGCGCGAATCGACTATGAAGGCAATCCGGGCTATCCGCCGTTGCTCGTGCATCCAGCGTCGATTTGCGCGAATGCGCCGATTCGCGTGCGGGGCGACGTATCGAGCCAGTTCCTGACTGCGCTGCTGATCACGCTGCCGCTGGTGGAGACGGCCGGCGGCGAGGCGGTAGTCGAAGTAGACGGCGAACTCATCTCCAAACCCTATATTGAGATCACGATCCGCTTGATGGAGCGCTTCGGCGTGCATGTGCAGCGTGATGGCTGGCGGCGCTTCATCGTGCCGGCCGCCGGCCGCGTGCGCTATCGCTCGCCGGGGCGGATCGTCGTTGAAGGCGACGCGTCGTCGGCGTCCTATTTCCTCGCGGCCGGCGCGCTCGCCCATGGGCCGGTGCGTGTCGAAGGCGTCGGGCGGGCCAGCATCCAAGGCGACGTGCAGTTTGCCGACGCGTTGGTCCGTATGGGGGCGAACGTGATGATCGGCGACGACTGGATCGAAGTGCGCGGGGTCGAATCAGATGATGGCAAGCTGCAGCCGTTGGACATGGATTTCAATCTGATTCCAGATGCCGCGATGACGATCGCAGTTGCCGCATTGTTCGCTAGCGGTATGACCACGCTGCGCAACATCGGCAGCTGGCGGGTTAAGGAAACGGACCGGATCGCCGCCATGGCCACCGAACTGCGCAAACTCGGGGCGCACGTCGAGGAAGGCGCGGACTACCTGCGTGTGGCGCCGCCCGCCGCGCTGACGCCCAATGCCGCGATCGACACGTATGATGACCATCGGATGGCAATGTGCTTTTCGCTGGCCAGCCTGGGCAATGTTCCGGTGAGGATTCACGATCCCAGTTGCGTCGGTAAGACATTTCCTGATTATTTCGACAGATTTGCCGCGATTGCGCGCGCTTGA
- the pheA gene encoding prephenate dehydratase, with translation MDEELDLKLKPLREHIDEIDWQLITLLNQRAQVALEVGEVKKAYNAPVFQPEREQQVIARLQALSAGPLGGEHIALIWREIMAASRQLEKAQRAAYLGPEGTYSEQAMLGYFGQSMTGLPCVSIDEVFRSVEAGAADFGVVPVENSTEGAVSRTLDLLLETSLQISGELSLPIQHHLLTQSGTLQGVTRVCAHAQALAQCQNWLFANAPLLERQAVSSNAEAARVAAVEPTVAAIASERAGKQYGLQTAFALIQDDPCNRTRFLILGGDPPGATGCDKTSVILSVKNEPGAVFRMLEPLAQYGVSMSRFESRPARSSAWEYFFYIDLEGHRHDAAVAAALVELEHAAAYVKILGSYPRAR, from the coding sequence ATGGACGAAGAATTGGATTTGAAGCTCAAGCCATTGCGCGAGCACATCGACGAGATCGATTGGCAATTGATCACGCTGCTGAACCAGCGTGCACAGGTGGCCCTCGAGGTCGGCGAGGTCAAGAAGGCGTATAACGCGCCAGTGTTCCAGCCGGAGCGCGAGCAGCAGGTGATCGCGCGTCTGCAGGCGTTATCTGCCGGGCCGCTGGGTGGCGAGCATATCGCGTTGATTTGGCGCGAGATCATGGCGGCGAGCCGCCAACTTGAGAAAGCGCAGCGGGCTGCGTACCTGGGCCCGGAGGGCACCTATAGCGAGCAGGCGATGCTCGGCTATTTCGGCCAATCGATGACCGGCCTGCCGTGCGTGTCGATCGACGAGGTGTTCCGCTCGGTCGAGGCGGGCGCAGCCGATTTTGGTGTCGTGCCCGTCGAGAATTCGACCGAAGGTGCGGTGTCGCGCACGCTGGACTTGTTGCTGGAGACGTCGCTGCAGATCAGCGGTGAGCTATCGCTGCCGATTCAGCATCATCTGCTTACGCAAAGCGGCACGTTGCAAGGGGTCACTCGGGTATGCGCGCATGCGCAAGCACTCGCGCAGTGCCAGAACTGGCTTTTTGCCAACGCGCCGCTGCTCGAGCGCCAGGCGGTGTCAAGCAATGCCGAGGCTGCCCGGGTGGCGGCGGTGGAACCCACCGTCGCGGCGATTGCCAGCGAACGCGCCGGGAAGCAGTACGGCTTGCAGACTGCGTTCGCGTTGATCCAGGACGATCCGTGCAATCGCACGCGTTTCCTGATCCTCGGCGGCGATCCGCCGGGTGCGACGGGCTGCGACAAGACATCGGTGATCTTGTCGGTGAAGAACGAGCCGGGTGCCGTGTTCCGAATGCTCGAGCCGCTGGCACAGTATGGTGTATCGATGAGCCGTTTCGAGTCGCGCCCGGCGCGCAGCAGTGCGTGGGAGTATTTTTTCTATATCGATCTTGAAGGCCATCGGCACGACGCGGCGGTCGCGGCCGCGCTCGTGGAGCTGGAGCATGCCGCAGCCTATGTAAAGATACTCGGCTCCTATCCGCGGGCTCGGTAG
- the gyrA gene encoding DNA gyrase subunit A, with the protein MDQFAKETLPISLEEEMRRSYLDYAMSVIVGRALPDARDGLKPVHRRVLYAMHELNNDWNRAYKKSARIVGDVIGKYHPHGDSAVYETIVRMAQDFSLRYMLVDGQGNFGSVDGDNAAAMRYTEIRLAKIGHELLADIDKETVDFEPNYDGSETQPQVLPARIPNLLINGSSGIAVGMATNIPPHNLNEVVDACQHLLNHPQASIDELIELVPAPDFPTAGIIYGVQGVRDGYRTGRGRVVMRAKTHFEEIDRGQRMAIIVDELPYQVNKRSLLERIAELVNEKKIEGISDIRDESDKSGMRVVIELKRGEVPEVVLNNLYKNTQLQDTFGMNMVALIDGQPKLLNLRELLECFLSHRREVVTRRTLYELRRARERGHVLEGLAVALANIDEFIAIIKAAPTPPIAKQELMTRAWDSALVRDMLSRAQGETPGGRDAFRPDGLAPIFGMQADGLYKLSDTQAQEILQMRLQRLTGLEQDKITAEYREVMAQIADLLDILAKPERIRTIIADELVAIKAEFGDPRRSQIELNATELGTEDLITPQDMVVTMSHAGYIKSQPLSEYRAQKRGGRGKQAIVMKDDDWIETLFIANTHDHILCFSNRGRVYWLKVYEVPQGSRNSRGRPIVNMFPLQEGEKINVVLPVKEFSADKFVFLATSLGTVKKTPLEAFSRPLRKGIIAVGLDDGDFLIGAQITDGQHDVMLFSDAGKAVRFDENDVRPMGREARGVRGMQLEDGQQVIALLVAGGESQSVLTATENGYGKRTPIAEYTRHGRGTKGMIAIQTSERNGRVVAATLVETDSEIMLITTAGVLIRTRVSEIREMGRATQGVTLISLDEGTKLSGLQQIAETDAEADAESDTETGGADE; encoded by the coding sequence ATGGATCAATTCGCCAAAGAGACCCTGCCCATTTCTCTCGAAGAGGAAATGCGCCGCTCCTACCTCGACTACGCGATGAGCGTGATCGTGGGCCGCGCGCTGCCCGATGCGCGTGATGGACTTAAGCCGGTGCATCGGCGCGTGCTCTATGCGATGCATGAGCTGAACAACGACTGGAATCGCGCGTACAAGAAGTCCGCGCGTATCGTCGGGGACGTGATCGGTAAATACCACCCGCACGGCGACAGCGCAGTCTACGAGACGATCGTGCGCATGGCGCAGGATTTCTCACTGCGCTACATGCTGGTGGACGGGCAGGGCAACTTCGGCTCGGTCGACGGCGACAACGCCGCGGCGATGCGCTACACCGAGATCCGGCTCGCGAAGATTGGCCATGAGCTGCTGGCCGATATCGACAAGGAGACCGTGGACTTTGAGCCGAACTACGACGGCAGCGAGACCCAGCCGCAGGTGCTGCCGGCGCGGATCCCGAACCTGTTGATCAACGGCTCGTCCGGTATCGCGGTCGGCATGGCGACGAACATCCCGCCGCATAACTTGAACGAAGTCGTCGACGCGTGCCAGCATCTGTTAAATCATCCACAAGCGTCGATCGACGAGCTAATCGAGCTCGTCCCAGCGCCCGATTTCCCGACGGCGGGGATCATCTACGGCGTGCAAGGTGTGCGCGACGGCTATCGTACCGGCCGTGGCCGCGTTGTCATGCGCGCCAAGACCCATTTCGAGGAGATTGACCGCGGCCAGCGCATGGCGATCATCGTCGATGAGTTGCCATACCAGGTGAACAAGCGCTCGCTGCTTGAGCGCATCGCCGAGTTGGTCAACGAGAAGAAGATTGAGGGTATCTCTGATATCCGTGACGAGTCCGACAAGAGCGGCATGCGCGTGGTGATCGAGCTTAAGCGCGGCGAAGTGCCGGAGGTTGTGCTCAACAATCTGTACAAGAATACGCAGCTGCAGGATACGTTTGGCATGAACATGGTCGCGCTGATTGACGGCCAGCCGAAGCTGCTGAACCTGCGCGAGCTGCTGGAGTGCTTCCTGTCGCATCGGCGCGAAGTCGTCACGCGCCGCACCCTCTATGAGTTACGCCGCGCGCGTGAGCGCGGCCACGTGCTGGAAGGCCTGGCGGTGGCGCTGGCGAACATCGACGAGTTCATTGCGATCATCAAGGCGGCGCCGACGCCGCCGATCGCAAAGCAGGAGTTGATGACGCGCGCGTGGGACTCGGCGCTAGTGCGCGACATGCTATCGCGCGCGCAAGGCGAAACCCCGGGCGGGCGCGATGCGTTCCGCCCCGATGGGCTGGCGCCCATCTTCGGCATGCAAGCCGACGGGTTGTATAAGCTGTCGGACACGCAGGCGCAGGAAATCCTGCAGATGCGCTTGCAACGCTTGACCGGCCTGGAGCAAGACAAGATCACCGCCGAGTATCGCGAGGTGATGGCGCAGATCGCCGATCTGCTGGATATCCTGGCCAAGCCGGAGCGGATCCGCACGATCATTGCCGACGAGCTGGTCGCGATCAAGGCGGAATTCGGTGACCCGAGGCGCTCGCAGATCGAATTGAATGCCACCGAGCTTGGCACCGAGGACCTGATTACGCCGCAGGACATGGTCGTCACGATGTCGCACGCCGGCTACATCAAGTCGCAGCCGCTGTCCGAGTATCGTGCGCAAAAGCGCGGTGGCCGCGGCAAGCAGGCGATCGTGATGAAGGACGACGATTGGATCGAGACGTTGTTCATCGCGAACACACATGATCACATCCTGTGCTTCTCGAATCGCGGGCGCGTGTATTGGCTTAAGGTCTACGAGGTGCCGCAGGGCTCGCGTAACTCGCGCGGCCGGCCGATCGTGAATATGTTCCCGCTGCAGGAAGGCGAGAAAATCAACGTGGTGCTGCCGGTCAAGGAATTTTCGGCTGACAAGTTCGTATTCCTCGCCACGTCGCTTGGCACCGTGAAGAAGACGCCGCTGGAGGCGTTCTCGCGGCCGCTGAGGAAGGGCATCATCGCGGTGGGGCTCGATGATGGCGATTTCCTGATCGGCGCGCAGATCACCGACGGACAGCATGACGTGATGCTGTTCTCCGACGCCGGCAAGGCGGTGCGCTTCGACGAGAACGACGTGCGGCCGATGGGGCGGGAGGCACGCGGCGTGCGTGGCATGCAGCTCGAGGACGGCCAGCAGGTGATCGCGTTGCTAGTGGCCGGCGGCGAGTCACAATCGGTGCTGACTGCGACCGAGAATGGCTACGGCAAGCGCACGCCGATTGCCGAATACACGCGGCATGGGCGTGGCACAAAGGGTATGATCGCGATCCAGACCTCGGAGCGCAATGGCCGGGTGGTCGCCGCGACGCTGGTTGAAACGGATAGCGAGATTATGCTGATTACGACCGCTGGTGTGCTGATCCGTACGCGCGTTTCTGAGATCCGTGAGATGGGCCGCGCAACGCAAGGTGTTACACTAATTAGCCTTGACGAGGGCACCAAGCTGTCTGGCTTGCAGCAGATCGCTGAGACCGACGCGGAAGCCGACGCCGAGTCCGACACGGAGACGGGTGGCGCTGACGAATGA
- a CDS encoding DUF2059 domain-containing protein translates to MQKQFKQWMLLALFVPTLAMAQALPTQGGAASTPSAAPIDPAKQAAIKDLLDAIDAPKLVGAIATSAQMQAKQLVPAILSDALTENKALNDKQKQAAVPTLQKNAVPKLVESAGTVFNSEPFRQDAMQAQYEAYAKYYSASEIKDLTAFYKSPTGRKFIEVQDQVGRDVVSGLMQKYMPASIKATRDQADKEVAAVKAK, encoded by the coding sequence ATGCAAAAACAATTCAAGCAGTGGATGTTGCTGGCCCTTTTCGTGCCGACGTTGGCGATGGCACAGGCGCTGCCTACCCAGGGCGGCGCGGCTTCGACCCCCAGTGCAGCGCCGATCGATCCGGCCAAACAGGCCGCCATCAAGGACCTGCTCGATGCGATCGACGCGCCGAAGCTGGTCGGCGCCATTGCCACCAGCGCACAAATGCAAGCCAAGCAACTGGTGCCGGCGATCCTGTCTGATGCGCTGACCGAGAACAAGGCGCTCAACGACAAGCAGAAGCAGGCCGCCGTGCCGACGCTGCAAAAAAATGCCGTGCCCAAGCTCGTGGAATCCGCCGGCACGGTATTCAACAGCGAACCATTCCGCCAGGATGCGATGCAGGCGCAGTATGAAGCGTATGCGAAGTACTATTCGGCATCGGAAATCAAAGACCTGACGGCGTTCTACAAGAGCCCGACTGGCCGCAAGTTCATCGAGGTGCAGGATCAGGTAGGCCGCGACGTGGTCAGCGGCCTGATGCAAAAGTACATGCCGGCATCGATCAAGGCAACGCGCGACCAGGCCGACAAGGAAGTGGCCGCGGTCAAGGCGAAGTAA
- the ompA gene encoding outer membrane protein OmpA produces MNKLSKLAFIAATAVMAASASAQSVPASRQAANDNWANGTGEYVWMNGTSELCWRDAFWTPATANAKCDGALVVQAPTPPAPPPVVPAPIITSQKVTYQADTLFDFDKAVLKPAGEEKLDDLASKIQGLNLEVVVATGYTDKIGSDKYNDRLSLRRAQAVKTYLVSKGIPDNRIYTEGKGKRNPVVTDCNQKNRKALIACLAPNRRVEVEVVGTTSQTIDPSSQPAGTTNQPIDTSNQPVGTPSQPQQ; encoded by the coding sequence ATGAATAAACTTTCAAAGCTCGCGTTCATTGCAGCTACCGCGGTCATGGCTGCATCCGCATCGGCACAGTCGGTGCCAGCTTCGCGACAAGCTGCCAACGACAACTGGGCAAACGGCACCGGCGAATACGTGTGGATGAACGGCACGAGCGAGCTTTGCTGGCGCGATGCTTTCTGGACCCCGGCCACCGCGAACGCGAAGTGCGACGGCGCGCTGGTAGTTCAGGCTCCGACGCCGCCGGCACCCCCGCCGGTCGTACCAGCACCCATCATCACGAGCCAGAAGGTCACTTATCAGGCGGACACGCTGTTCGACTTCGACAAGGCGGTGCTGAAGCCAGCCGGCGAAGAAAAGCTCGATGATTTGGCATCGAAAATCCAGGGTTTGAATCTCGAAGTGGTCGTCGCCACGGGTTACACCGACAAGATCGGCTCGGACAAGTACAACGACCGTCTGTCGCTGCGCCGCGCGCAAGCGGTGAAGACATATCTAGTCAGCAAGGGCATCCCGGACAACCGCATCTACACGGAAGGCAAGGGCAAGCGTAACCCGGTCGTGACGGACTGCAACCAGAAGAACCGCAAGGCGTTGATCGCGTGCCTGGCACCGAACCGCCGCGTGGAAGTGGAAGTCGTCGGTACGACGAGCCAAACCATCGATCCGTCGAGCCAGCCCGCCGGTACGACGAACCAACCCATCGATACGTCGAACCAGCCTGTCGGTACGCCGAGCCAGCCGCAGCAATAA
- the ubiG gene encoding bifunctional 2-polyprenyl-6-hydroxyphenol methylase/3-demethylubiquinol 3-O-methyltransferase UbiG, with protein sequence MTNADPHELQKFSDLAHRWWDPKAEFKPLHDINPLRLSWIDSHAHLLDKRVLDVGCGGGILSESIAQLGAASVKGIDLSENALGVADLHSLESGVTNVEYEEISAEALADREPATYDVVTCMEMLEHVPQPASIVRACAQLVKPGGWVFFSTLNRNLKAYLFAVIGAEYVMQMLPRGTHDYTRFIKPSELAKFVRDAGLLAHEFKGVAYHPLSQRFTLTDDTRINYMLACRRAA encoded by the coding sequence ATGACCAACGCCGATCCACACGAACTGCAGAAATTCAGCGATCTCGCTCATCGATGGTGGGATCCCAAAGCCGAATTCAAGCCGCTTCACGACATAAACCCGCTGCGACTGTCTTGGATCGACTCGCACGCCCATTTGCTCGACAAACGGGTGCTCGACGTCGGCTGCGGCGGCGGCATCCTGTCGGAGTCAATTGCGCAACTGGGCGCCGCGTCGGTCAAGGGAATCGATTTGTCCGAGAACGCACTGGGCGTCGCCGACCTGCACAGCCTGGAGAGCGGCGTGACAAACGTCGAGTATGAAGAAATCTCCGCGGAGGCCCTCGCCGATCGCGAGCCGGCGACCTATGATGTAGTCACTTGCATGGAGATGCTGGAGCACGTCCCGCAGCCGGCGAGCATCGTGCGCGCCTGCGCGCAGTTGGTGAAGCCGGGCGGCTGGGTGTTCTTCTCGACGCTGAACCGAAACCTGAAGGCCTATTTATTCGCGGTGATCGGCGCCGAATACGTGATGCAAATGCTGCCGCGGGGCACGCACGACTACACGCGTTTCATCAAGCCATCGGAGCTTGCAAAGTTCGTTCGTGACGCCGGATTGCTCGCGCATGAGTTCAAGGGGGTAGCCTATCACCCGCTCAGCCAGCGCTTCACGTTGACCGACGATACTCGCATCAATTACATGCTTGCGTGCCGACGCGCCGCGTGA
- a CDS encoding prephenate dehydrogenase — protein sequence MAVFSFNKLVVVGVGLIGGSLALALRERHGRTGTIVGVGRGAGSLRTALERRIIDEAIMIDDDAALAGALRGADWVVLAAPVAQTRALLGAIAPHLERSTIVTDAGSTKQDVIAAARAALGARLAQFVPGHPIAGRESSGVEAALADLYVGRKVVLCPLAENPRVLVDRVAALWEASGASLHEMTAQQHDAVFAAVSHLPHVLSFSLVETILRAPDAALKLSFAGGGFRDFTRIAASNPEMWRDICVANRDALLDGIDAYSAVLGTVRAAIAAGDGATLEALFARSRSARAQWGHERDAASELKRC from the coding sequence GTGGCCGTGTTCTCGTTTAATAAACTTGTCGTCGTCGGCGTCGGGCTGATCGGCGGCTCATTGGCGTTGGCGCTGCGCGAGCGTCACGGCCGCACCGGCACGATCGTCGGTGTCGGCCGTGGCGCCGGCTCGTTGCGCACGGCACTTGAGCGGCGCATCATCGATGAGGCGATCATGATCGACGATGACGCCGCGCTGGCCGGCGCGTTGCGCGGCGCGGATTGGGTCGTGCTGGCGGCGCCCGTCGCACAAACCCGTGCGCTGCTCGGTGCCATCGCGCCGCACTTGGAGCGATCCACGATCGTCACCGACGCGGGCAGCACGAAGCAAGACGTCATTGCCGCCGCCCGCGCCGCGCTAGGCGCGCGGCTCGCGCAGTTCGTGCCTGGGCATCCGATCGCCGGACGCGAATCCAGCGGGGTCGAGGCGGCGCTCGCCGACCTGTATGTGGGACGCAAGGTGGTGTTGTGCCCGCTCGCGGAGAACCCGCGCGTGTTAGTGGATCGGGTAGCTGCCCTGTGGGAGGCGAGCGGCGCCTCGCTGCATGAGATGACTGCGCAGCAGCACGATGCGGTTTTCGCCGCCGTCAGCCACTTGCCGCATGTGCTGTCGTTCTCGCTCGTCGAGACGATTCTGCGCGCGCCGGACGCAGCGTTGAAGCTCTCGTTCGCCGGCGGGGGCTTTCGCGACTTCACGCGGATCGCGGCGTCGAATCCGGAAATGTGGCGTGACATCTGCGTGGCCAACCGTGATGCGCTGCTAGACGGGATTGACGCTTACTCGGCCGTGCTCGGGACAGTACGCGCGGCGATCGCTGCGGGCGATGGTGCGACGCTCGAAGCGCTGTTTGCGCGTTCGCGCAGCGCGCGGGCGCAATGGGGCCACGAGCGTGACGCGGCGTCCGAGCTCAAGCGGTGCTGA
- the serC gene encoding 3-phosphoserine/phosphohydroxythreonine transaminase — MRAFNFSAGPAALPEEVLQQAADEMLDWHGCGMGVMEMSHRGREFSSIHERALLDLRELLAVPASHQILFLQGGGLGANAIVPMNLLGSRSSADFVLTGAWTQKSYHEAKKYCNAHIAASGKTDVGFTRMPAVSEWRLCDDPAYVHVCSNETIDGVEMFEFPDLGNVPLVVDASSHILSRPMDVAKCGALFAGAQKNIGIAGLTIVIVREDLLDRSLAICPSAFEWKTIAANNSMYNTPPTYAIYVAGLVFQWLKRQGGLAAIEARNIEKATLLYDFIDGSDFYSNQVERGSRSRMNVPFFLADESRNDDFLAGANARGLLQLKGHRSVGGMRASIYNAVPLDGVKALVEYMKEFEQRRA; from the coding sequence ATGCGAGCGTTCAATTTTTCGGCGGGCCCCGCGGCGCTGCCTGAAGAGGTATTGCAACAGGCTGCCGACGAGATGCTCGATTGGCACGGTTGCGGCATGGGCGTGATGGAAATGAGCCACCGCGGCCGTGAATTCTCGTCGATCCACGAGCGGGCATTGCTCGACCTGCGTGAACTGCTGGCAGTGCCGGCCAGCCACCAGATCCTATTTCTACAAGGCGGCGGGCTCGGCGCGAACGCGATTGTGCCGATGAACCTGCTAGGCTCGCGCTCGAGTGCGGATTTCGTGTTGACCGGCGCCTGGACGCAGAAGTCCTATCACGAGGCAAAGAAGTATTGCAACGCGCATATTGCCGCCTCGGGCAAAACCGATGTGGGTTTCACGCGGATGCCGGCAGTGTCGGAATGGCGGCTCTGCGATGATCCTGCGTACGTGCACGTGTGCTCGAACGAAACGATTGACGGCGTCGAAATGTTCGAGTTTCCCGACCTGGGCAATGTGCCGCTGGTGGTCGATGCGTCGTCACACATTCTGTCGCGCCCGATGGACGTGGCCAAGTGCGGTGCGTTGTTTGCCGGCGCGCAGAAAAACATTGGCATTGCCGGCTTGACGATCGTGATCGTGCGCGAGGATCTGCTGGATCGCTCCCTCGCGATTTGCCCATCGGCGTTCGAGTGGAAGACGATTGCCGCGAACAACTCGATGTACAACACACCCCCCACGTATGCGATCTATGTCGCCGGGCTGGTGTTTCAATGGCTAAAGCGCCAGGGTGGTCTTGCCGCGATCGAGGCGCGCAATATCGAGAAGGCCACGCTGCTGTATGACTTCATCGACGGCAGCGATTTTTACTCAAACCAGGTCGAACGCGGGTCGCGCTCGAGAATGAACGTGCCGTTCTTTCTTGCTGACGAATCGCGCAACGACGATTTCCTGGCCGGCGCGAACGCGCGAGGGCTATTGCAACTGAAGGGCCACAGGTCCGTTGGCGGCATGAGGGCATCGATCTACAACGCGGTGCCGTTGGACGGCGTAAAGGCGCTCGTCGAATACATGAAGGAATTCGAGCAACGCCGCGCCTGA